In Rhinoraja longicauda isolate Sanriku21f chromosome 6, sRhiLon1.1, whole genome shotgun sequence, the following proteins share a genomic window:
- the LOC144594437 gene encoding uncharacterized protein LOC144594437 — MWSRSLGPCSWPLPRSCSGSSCRGSRTSCRPPALSSDSPEPAPWTQAASPRTSSPEPIGSPGTTERRAEAPGGDRSSGQRPAARPHSGAALEPAAEGRRRRQRRAGRRVRERRVRREARNGGCDGLMAEEGDLPLRVTSAALRSVVSGRHADHYGRVVDFVEMVWQQASSLLTYQHYLKLTLAFKAKLLMEMFVRQHGLLDILQTLDKYFPPQSAAHPRASRREVVKEQQCRLQFRRLVLQMVRDGAYRHHFLQADVEQEFGAVFMAAAEELLWEFLQRIENVLPPPRIEQPRASAMDTGSLSPDQQPRADRSRTLHDHLLHPEQQRGRRHGSGTNGTEPEPERGVAPLGSRCLTMGSAAPPDQLPLADRSWTLPDRLPHPPAPSSPGMSVRAPGGGGGDAGSGCPQSPVSALHSDQWRCPTLPRPPPDPLQYQRTDPRPAGAGAAALCDPCSHSGARRAGPSKGPGAEERGSGGGGADRGLDPQRVSSAPLPREVGEHLARCPQFQPTVVLERLSGGQRPRGVTAVAGSDRQRGPTAAPPWDLRLKGGGGRSWTVLESEEGSPQWGETPPSDPSDHDYYPFCSQDAAQGRWARRNSVGQFAAGSSPVGGNSD; from the exons tgACAGCCCCGAGCCAGCGCCATGGACACAGGCAGCCTCTCCCCGGACCAGCAGCCCCGAGCCGATCGGTTCTCCTGGAACGACTGAGCGGCGGGCAGAGGCTCCGGGGGGTGACCGCTCTAGCGGGCAGAGACCGGCAGCGCGGCCCCACAGTGGCGCGGCACTGGAGCCTGCGGCTGAAGGGCGGCGGAGGCGGCAGCGGCGGGCAGGCCGGCGTGTACGGGaaaggagagtgaggagggaagcCCGCAATGGG GGATGTGACGGCCTCATGGCTGAGGAGGGAGATCTGCCGCTTCGTGTCACCAGCGCGGCGCTGAGGAGCGTGGTGAGCGGTCGCCATGCCGACCACTACGGGAGGGTGGTGGACTTTGTGGAGATGGTTTGGCAACAGGCGTCAAGCCTCCTCACTTACCAACACTACCTCAAGCTCACCCTTGCCTTCAAGGCCAAG CTGCTGATGGAGATGTTTGTGAGGCAGCACGGCCTGTTGGACATCCTGCAGACACTCGACAAATACTTCCCCCCGCAGTCTGCAGCCCACCCCCGGGCC TCCAGAAGGGAGGTGGTGAAGGAGCAACAGTGTCGGCTGCAGTTCCGCCGCCTGGTTCTGCAGATGGTGAGAGACGGGGCTTACCGCCACCACTTCCTGCAg GCTGATGTGGAGCAGGAGTTTGGGGCCGTGTTCATGGCCGCTGCCGAGGAGCTGCTCTGGGAGTTCCTGCAGAGGATCGAGAACGTCCTGCCGCCCCCCCGCATTGAGCAG CCCCGAGCCAGCGCCATGGACACAGGCAGCCTCTCCCCGGACCAGCAGCCCCGAGCCGATCGCAGCCGGACCCTCCACGATCACCTCCTCCACCCAGAGCAGCAACGGGGGCGCAGACACGGCAGCG gcaccaatGGGACGGAGCCGGAGCCGGAGCGTGGAGTGGCGCCGCTGGGTAGCCGGTGCTTGACGATGGGGAGCGCGGCCCCCCCGGACCAGCTGCCCCTCGCTGATCGCAGCTGGACCCTTCCTGACCGCCTACCCCACCCACCTGCTCCGAGCTCCCCGGGGATGTCGGTGCGGGCCCCGGGGGGCGGCGGCGGGGACGCTGGGTCAGGCTGTCCCCAGTCTCCGGTCTCCGCCCTGCACTCTGACCAGTGGCGCTGTCCCACGCTGCCCCGACCCCCCCCGGACCCCCTGCAGTACCAGCGGACGGACCCCCGCCCAGCCGGAGCCGGAGCCGCCGCCCTGTGTGATCCGTGCAGCCACTCAGGAGCCCGTCGTGCCGGACCGTCCAAGGGCCCCGGCGCCGAGGAGCGAGGGTCCGGGGGCGGGGGGGCGGACCGGGGCCTCGACCCCCAGCGCGTGTCCAGCGCCCCGCTGCCGCGGGAGGTTGGGGAGCATCTCGCCCGTTGCCCGCAGTTCCAGCCCACGGTTGTGCTGGAGCGACTGAGCGGCGGGCAGAGACCCCGGGGGGTGACCGCTGTAGCGGGCAGTGACCGGCAGCGCGGCCCCACAGCGGCACCGCCCTGGGATCTGCGGCTGAAGGGCGGCGGCGGTCGGTCGTGGACGGTgctggagagtgaggagggaagcCCGCAATGGGGTGAGACCCCGCCGTCCGACCCCAGTGACCACGACTATTACCCCTTCTGTAGCCAGGACGCGGCGCAGGGCCGCTGGGCGCGGAGGAACAGCGTGGGACAGTTTGCCGCAGGCTCCAGCCCTGTGGGCGGGAACTCTGACTAA